The sequence below is a genomic window from Cucumis melo cultivar AY chromosome 5, USDA_Cmelo_AY_1.0, whole genome shotgun sequence.
TTAGCTGATGAACAATTGTAATATCTACTTACTTCTATTTTGTATTTGTGCTCTTTTATTTTCAATAGAGCATATCGAACTGCTCTTTGCAAATCAAAACGAGGTGGCTTCAAAGACACTCACCCTGATGATCTTCTTGCGCCTGTTTTGAAGGTTTGTTTCTTGGCCAATGAAGTTTGTGGACTGATTTACTGTCACAAAAATTAATACAACttgtttttcttatttacacTTTAATTTATAGTACTTGACATATGGTGGATTTTATGTAGGCATTGATTGAGAAAACCAATCTCAACCCAAGTGAAGTTGGGGATATTGTCGTCGGCAGTGTTCTGGGACCAGGGTCCCAAAGAGCAAGTGAATGCAGGATGGCTGCGTTTTATGCTGGTTTTCCTGGTAAGTTTTCTTGCCTATTATAGATTacaaaatttgatatttggaTTTCTATCTGTTGATTGATACATTGTTGTGCAGAAACTGTGCCGGTGAGAACTGTTAATAGGCAATGCTCATCTGGATTGCAGGCTGTTGCAGATGTAGCTGCTGCTATCAAAGCAGGGTTTTATGATATTGGTAATAAACTAATGTCCCCTTAGAAAAGTAGTGTTTAAAATcctttaatcttttttttttatatgacaCCAAGAACTTAACATTTATGCAATTTTTTTCCAGGCATCGGTGCTGGTTTGGAGTCTATGACTGTCAATCCAATGGCTTGGGAAGGATCAGTCAATCCAAAAGTATGTATATTGCCTACCCTTCTCAAAATTTATTATGCTTTGAGGAACATTAATCTGTCTTTGAATTGAGACTAGTCTTTAGTTTTGCATTTTGGTGGCTACAAAGTTTCTCTTTAATCATGCTAGGTAAAGATGTTTGAACAAGCTCAAAATTGCCTTCTTCCCATGGGCATAACCTCCGAAAATGTTGCTCATCGTTTTGGTGTGACTAGGGAGCAACAAGATCAGGCTGCAGTATGTTAAAAGTTCCAAGTTCTGTGTTTAGTGTTCTTTAGTGGCCTCtaataatttttgttatttgtttgcTTAGGTTGAGTCTCACAAAAAGGCTGCTGCTGCTACTGCTTCTGGTAGGTTTAAAGATGAGATTATCCCTGTGAGCACCAAGGTATTTCAAGCATTATTGTGGTTTTGGCATCATTTTTCATGCATCACTTATAGAGAAGCATTGGATTTATCCTTTTGGGCCCTGGTATTTGTTTCAAACAGATCGTTGACCCTAAAACTGGTGAAGAGAAATCTGTTACAGTATCTGTTGATGATGGAATTCGGCCCAATGCCTCATTGGGAGATTTAGCAAAGCTGAAGCCTGTATTTAAAAAAGACGGAAGCACCACTGCAGGTACTGTTCTACTTCTTTTAGATAGCAATATAAATAATGTGTCATGCAATTTTGTTTGACAAGTTAAATTGATATTTTGTTGTCTGGCCTACTGTAGGCAATGCTAGTCAAGTGAGTGATGGCGCTGGAGCTGTACTCCTCATGAAGAGAAGTGTTGCAATGAAAAAGGGACTACCCATTCTTGGTGTCTTTAGGTATGGACATATCTTTTGGAAATAGAGGGATAAAACATGTTTGCATTTCTCGTGTCATCAACCTCATTTGGGCTGCAGTAGGGAGTTTTGTATTTCTCATCATACCCTTGGCATCTAAACATTCTATGATGTCTGGTTCCCCTTTACTTCAGTTTGGCATGTTTGCGTGTTGATTTTCTATGAGGACGCTCTTGCTTGTGTTCTAGGAGAAATGACTTATTAGTTCACATTATCAGATGTAAAGTTGTATTTATATACAAGAGGTCCTTGCATTTGTACTTCCATATTTGGTTTGTAGCCAAGTCATTACCATACCCATAAAGTTTTATTTCATTTGCCAATTTAGGACTTTTGCTGCTGTTGGTGTGGATCCGGCCATCATGGGCATTGGTCCAGCTGTTGCTATCCCAGCTGCAGTGAAGGCTGCCGGTCTTGAGCTTGATGATATTGACCTTTTCGAAATAAATGAGGTATTTTATTGTAGAAGGTTCATTTGGTTTTTAAACAATTGAATACTCGTCGACCTTCCTAATGAACTGCTGTGCAGGCATTTGCATCACAATTTGTGTATTGCCGCAATAAGTTGGAACTTAACCCAGAGAAGATTAATGTTAATGGAGGTGCAATGGCCATTGGGCATCCATTGGGTGCAACAGGTACTTCTTTAATAGCCAAACAATTTATAACTCGATTTACAAACGTAACATATTACGTTGCACTCATCCACTAAGTGTTTTCTTGTTGGTAAAATTTCTCATCATTTCATTGGCCGTGTAAGGATTTACAACAacatatacatacacacacatatcTCTGCatctatacatatatacatGTATATGTATCATATCTTACCTATTACCTACGAATGTTTGGCTCTGAGTGCCTTCATGAGGATCTGAACCTGAACATATATTGCAATGGACCAGCAAATTCATCAACTGTGATGACCAACAATGTTTTTGGATGTGTATCAAACTTAAGCTTTATGTTTGTTTTTACCCATCaacttgtttgttttttttaataggtGCCCGTTGTGTTGCTACTCTGTTGCATGAGATGAAGCGGCGTGGCAAAGACTGTCGTTTCGGAGTTATTTCAATGTGCATAGGTACTTTTCATGATTTTGTGGTTAAAGACAATCATTTGTTTTGGCTTACTGAGACTGACAAGATATATCAACTCAAATGCAGGGACGGGAATGGGCGCAGCTGCTGTCTTTGAGAGGGGCGACGTGGCTGACGAGCTATGCAATGCTCGGAAGGTTGATAACCACAATCTATTGTCCAAGGATGTTCTATAGATAGATGACAAGACTCTGCTGCTTTACacttaaataattttattattatttttttttaaaaaaaaacaagaacaatAATTTTAGTTCTTCCAATAATTAGATGATAATAAGGTTCTATTGTTTGAGAACCTGATCGTATGTACGTTAATCTATCTTGATGATGGATGGACATAATCATATGAATGTGTGATAGCATAAACATTTTACAATTGTCACTTGGCATTGGTCTCTTTACATAtggattctttttctttcttttcattctgccggttttttttttgggtaaaaAATCATCCGAGTTCATGTTTGCCTATGAATGATCATATTTAAAGGTGACACCCTTTTACACAAATTTCATTTTTGATATAATTGTTTATGTTTGCCTATGAATGATTATCGAAATCCTTGCATTAACAACTATAAATAAATCCCCCACCCCCATCCAGACTCGTTTGAGATCCCATTCGATTCTATGAAATATGGTGACGGTGGATGAGATTTTGAGAGTTCAAAGGCCAAAAGAAGTTGGTAGTGTATTGGCTATAGGAACTGCAGTACCATCTAATTGCATCTAACAAAGTAGATACCCAGATTACTATTTTCGTAAGCAGAAATTCAAGCGCATGTGTGAGCATAATATCCTCCTCTCTTCTATTTTGATACTTAAGTACTTGTCAAGTTTGAAAGCTTAACTACTACTGACCATATTTAAATGTTGGTTTATGAtcctaatttttttaattcagaCTAGACTTTCTTATCACTAATGCATCCATATATTTGTTGAGTTTAATCCTAAACCTAAATTCACAAATATATATGCCAAGTTCAAGCCCTACTCCACCTTGAAGTTAATGTTTATCCACTATGTCAAGATTCTTTGGCTAGTTATAAGTTCCAAGCATGAGATAACTGTTGTTAGAAATACAAAATGGTACAATTAACATCATATGTGAATTGGTTTCTAAGTTCTAAAGGATATGTGAATTGATTTCTAAGTTTTCAAAATCTTTTCTGGCCATTGAGCTTTCGAAAATAGGTTCAAAAAGCCTTCaataggaaaaagaagaaatatttaaattcaataacAATTAACTTCtctttctaaaaatattttttaaacatttttaaaggttaatttattacaaatatgtaacaaaatattaaaacaatatACAGTTTgtataacaaaagaaaaaaactcgTCAAAGCTCATAttgtattttcaaaaattatgGAGTTACCTTTCTTCTTCACCTTCTTCATTGAAGCCAAACACCAACCAAATCCGAAACACCCACAATATCCACCACCGAAAACAGACCATCGAAGTCAACCCATACTATCTATGGCCTGATACTCATTCCAACCGAA
It includes:
- the LOC103496981 gene encoding 3-ketoacyl-CoA thiolase 2, peroxisomal-like, translated to MEKAINRQKVLLHHLRPSSSLHSHDSPLSASACLAGDSAAYQRNSVFGDDVVIVAAYRTALCKSKRGGFKDTHPDDLLAPVLKALIEKTNLNPSEVGDIVVGSVLGPGSQRASECRMAAFYAGFPETVPVRTVNRQCSSGLQAVADVAAAIKAGFYDIGIGAGLESMTVNPMAWEGSVNPKVKMFEQAQNCLLPMGITSENVAHRFGVTREQQDQAAVESHKKAAAATASGRFKDEIIPVSTKIVDPKTGEEKSVTVSVDDGIRPNASLGDLAKLKPVFKKDGSTTAGNASQVSDGAGAVLLMKRSVAMKKGLPILGVFRTFAAVGVDPAIMGIGPAVAIPAAVKAAGLELDDIDLFEINEAFASQFVYCRNKLELNPEKINVNGGAMAIGHPLGATGARCVATLLHEMKRRGKDCRFGVISMCIGTGMGAAAVFERGDVADELCNARKVDNHNLLSKDVL